A genomic stretch from Bdellovibrionales bacterium includes:
- a CDS encoding 3'-5' exoribonuclease, which yields MSNPDLFHDTVFIGFDTETSGKYPLESEVCEIGAVKYQNGKIIDTFQSLVKTKEPMSQEVIKIHGITNEMLASAPPMNQVIPQFHKFIQGGTLIAHHAPFDLGFLSVAMEDHGLTLPSLPVICSSRLSRNVIKDVPNHRLQTLVTSLGLHKGQAHRAHDDAQACLELALLCFKKSNAQSLDEVFKLQDGALYWKSYSMDDLANSSQNFLILIEAIKHKRDVKLTYKSGNVPGRERDIKPLGLVRNPDGDFLVALDDSPIPKRFYLNKVHKIERSAIQGTLF from the coding sequence ATGTCTAATCCTGATCTTTTTCATGATACTGTGTTTATTGGTTTTGATACCGAAACTTCTGGGAAGTACCCTTTAGAGTCTGAAGTGTGCGAAATCGGAGCCGTAAAGTATCAAAACGGTAAAATCATCGACACGTTTCAAAGCCTAGTGAAAACCAAAGAACCGATGTCTCAGGAAGTGATCAAAATCCATGGGATCACCAATGAGATGCTGGCGAGCGCACCCCCAATGAATCAGGTCATTCCTCAGTTTCATAAATTCATACAAGGCGGAACTCTGATCGCCCATCATGCGCCCTTTGATCTCGGGTTTTTATCGGTGGCGATGGAAGATCACGGCCTCACCCTCCCCTCACTCCCGGTCATTTGCAGTAGTCGACTCTCCCGCAATGTGATTAAGGATGTACCTAATCATCGTCTGCAAACTTTAGTGACGAGCTTAGGCTTGCACAAAGGACAGGCTCACCGGGCTCATGACGATGCCCAAGCCTGTTTGGAGTTAGCCCTGCTTTGCTTTAAAAAGTCCAACGCTCAGTCTCTGGACGAGGTCTTTAAACTTCAAGATGGAGCATTGTATTGGAAGTCGTATTCTATGGATGATTTAGCGAACAGTTCGCAAAACTTTCTTATTCTGATCGAGGCCATTAAACACAAAAGAGATGTGAAACTCACTTATAAAAGTGGAAATGTTCCTGGACGAGAGCGCGACATTAAACCTTTGGGACTGGTCCGTAATCCTGACGGCGACTTTCTCGTGGCGCTCGATGATAGCCCTATTCCCAAAAGGTTTTATCTTAACAAAGTCCATAAAATCGAGCGCTCGGCCATCCAAGGGACATTATTCTAA